CGGCCGGCTCATGGATGAAAGTATGCAAAGTCTTGAGGAAAATGTAGGTTATGCGCAACAAATCCTCGTTGGAAGTAAACAGCAAACCATCGGTATTGAACAAATTACATTGGCTATGGCTAATATCAATGAGGTGGTGAAACAGGTTGCAACCGGCACGCATCAAACTCAAAATGCCGTTGATTCGGTACTTACTTTGACCAAAGATCTTGACGAAATTGTTGAAACACAGTTGAATGGGAATGGAAACGGGAATAAACGGTCTTAGGTTTTAGGTTTTAACGCCACATAACAAAAATTATATGGAACTTTCGAAAGAAGAATTAAAAGAAATGATGTCCATTTTTAAGGTGGAAAGCGAAGAACACCTTAAGAATCTGAACAAAGGACTTCTCAAATTAGAGGAGTCACCCACATCGAAAGAATTGCTGGATGAGCTTTTCAGAACGGCGCACAGTATCAAAGGCTCTGCGCGGATGATGGGATTCAGCAAGATAGAAGCAGTATCTCACAAGATTGAAGATATTTTCGGCCTGCTCCGAAAGGGAAAAACATCGTTAACTCCAGAGGATTTTGATCTGGTTTATGAAGGCGTCGATCTGATTTCACAGATCATAGAAAAGATTTCTTCCGAAGGAACCGACGACGCCATAGATGTCAATACCCTAAACAAACGCCTCGAAAAATTGGTGCAGGCTAAGAATGCGGATTCTGAACAAGGAAAATCGAAAAAGTCCAAGTCAGCCCCGGCCACCACGAAAGCCGAAATAGAGGAAGAGCCGATTACCGATATTGAGTTGACCGAAGATGAAATGGTGCCGAGATCAGAACAATTTCAATCGGCACTCGATCCTAATGCGACAGAGATCTTTGTAGAAAAATCGGATGGAACCGGAAAAAATTTAGGCAGCGATGATGCCTTCATCCGGGTTCCCACCCGGAGGTTGGATGATCTGATGAATCAGGTCAGCGAACTTATCACTACGCGGATCAAGTCACAGCAGCGTTTGTCGGATATTCGTAAAATATTAGATTTTTGCGAAGAGTGGGGGCAGCAGTATGAAAGGGTGAAACAAATTGTTGACAAGACGGGAAACCGGTTATCAACTGAACATGAAACGGGCCCCGGAAATGGTAAAATGGCAAGGATCAGCAAGGAGCTTATCAGCCATACGGATTTACGCTATTTGATCAATTCATTTAATAATTCATTTGATAAAATCGCAAAATTGATAGAATTCATAAATGATTTGCATGATAAGCATAGCGAAGAAAACCTAAGAACAGCCGTTATTACCGGCGATATTCAGGATAATCTGAGGATCATCCGTCTGCTTCCGATTTCCACTATTTTTGATTTATATCCCCGCATGATTCGTGATATTGCAAAACTTCAGAGCAAAAAAATAAAATTTGAAGTGTTTGGCGCAGAAACACGCGTTGATAAAAAAATATTGGAGGAATTAAAAGATCCGCTTATTCATTTGCTTCGAAATGCAATTGATCACGGCGTGGAGTTGCCGGCAGAGCGTGAATTGTCAGGAAAACCTCCGGAAGGGCAAATCTCCATTCGAGCCAGCTATGCCGGCAATATGGTTCAGATCGAGATTTCTGATGACGGCAAGGGAATTGATACTGAAAGGATTCTGCAAATTGCCATAAAAAAAGGGTATATAAAGCAAGATCAGGCATCCGAAGTTACAAGGAACGACCTGATCAGCCTGATCTTTCATTCCGGATTCTCTACCGCAAAAATTATTACGGATCTGTCGGGACGCGGCGTTGGTTTAGATGTTGTAAAATCCAATATTGAGAAGATCAAAGGTACGATCGAAACGGAGTCGGAAAAGGGCAAAGGATCAAAATTTATTATTAAAATACCCTTAACGCTTTCTACGACGCATGCCCTCATTGTGGATATCGGAGGCGATCAGTACTCCTTGCCGATCGATTATATTGAACGAACGGTACGACTGACTGAAGAAGAGTTGTGGACCGGAGGAGCCAATCCGTTTGTGATGGTTGACGGTTACCCGGTGCCTTTATTTAAGCTTGAAGACGTACTAAGCAATCCAAGACAACGGTTAAAAAGCCGCGGTTTGTTAAAGACGGGCGCAGTTCAGAAAATAGGTCAGCATATCAATACCATCGAGACCAACAAATTTCCCGCCGTTATTTTCAATGCGTCCGGCCGTCGCGCGGCTTTTCTCGTGGACAAATTGTTGGATGAGCAGGAAGTCGTAGTGAAAAGCCTTGGCAATCAATTGAAGCGCGTAAGAAATGTAGCAGGTTCCACTATACTTGGCGACGGTAGAATCTCTATCATTTTAGATCCGAATGACCTCGTCAAATCTGTACAAGGTTCCGGCGGGAAGTTTGTTTTCAAAGAACGACGCAGAAAAGATCTGGCCAAAAAAAAAATACTCGTTGTAGATGACTCCATCACTACGCGAACGCTTGAAAAAAACATTTTGGAATCCGCAGGTTACAATGTTGTCATTGCGACCAATGGCCAGGAGGGCTACCAGAAATTGCATGAAGCGGTGTATGACGTTGTTGTAAGCGACATCGAAATGCCCTTAATGAATGGATTTGAGTTTGCCGAAAAAGTTCGAAAAGAATCTAAATTTCCGGATATTCCCTTTATCCTCTGTACATCCTTGGAATCGGATAAAGACAAGCGCAGGGGAATCGAGGTTGGGGCAAATGCTTATATTATAAAGGGGAGTTTTGATCAATCCAATCTGCTTGAGACCATAGAAAAATTACTCTAACTAAATTATGATTAAAATACTAATAGCTGAAGATTCGCCAACCGTAACGATGATTCTTCAGAAAATATTTGCTGCTGATGATGAATGCCAGGTGATCGGTACGGCTAAAAACGGCAAAGAAGCGATTGACAAAGTGAAGCTACTGCGTCCGGATATTGTTACAATGGATATTCGTATGCCGGTTATGGACGGCTTCGAAGCAACGAAACAAATAATGACATCTCATCCCACACCAATTCTCGTGATTAGTGCTTCGGTAGGTAAGGACGACCTGAATATTGCTTTTAATGCGATACGAGCCGGTGCTTTAGATATTGTTGAAAAGCCCAAGGGTAATCTTGCCATGGATTATGAATACATAGGCAGAGACCTTATCAAGAAAGTAAAAATTCTCTCCGGCGTTAAAGTATTTCACCACGTGTCGGGAAAAGCAATTAGTGCGCGAGCTGATTCCAAACAGGCATCGAGCGGCGATATGCCGCTGACGCCCGCATCAAATAAATTTGGAATAAAAACGCCTTCTACGAGAGAATTGCTGGCTGCCGATAAGCGTTTGTATCCTAAAGCAAAGACCAGTTCAAAGCCTCCGGAGGTTGTAGCCATTGCTTCTTCCACAGGCGGGCCTTCAGCCCTTCTGAAGATCTTAAAAAATTTGCCTGATACTTTTCAGATCCCGATTGTTATCGTACAACATATCTGTGAAGGATTTGGCCAGGGTTTTGTAGACTGGCTTAACAAGGAGTGTAATTTGACTGTTAAAACTGCTGAACGCGGTGAAGTCCTAACCCAAGGAAATATTTATGTTGCTCCAGACGGGTTCCATCTATTGATCGATCCAGGAAAAGTGGTGCGCCTGAGTAAATCAATGCCTATCAATGGCCTACGACCATGTGCGACATTAATGATGGAAACTGCAGCGAAAGTTTACGGCGGTGCGACTATTGGCGTTATTTTGACCGGCATGGGGCGTGATGGTGCCGACGGTATGAAAGCTATCAAAGATGCCGGCGGTCTCACTATTGCGCAAAGTCCGGAAACCTGTGTTGTTTTTGGCATGCCAAAGGAAGCAATCGAATTAGGAGTTGTTGACAAGATTCTCCCGATCGAGCGCATAGCAAACGATCTGGAATATGTAACTAAGCTGAATGAAATTGAAAACGCATAACTAACCGGGCAGTATTGTGGCAAAAGAAAAGATATTAGTGGTCGATGACAGCGCAACGCAACTCATAATGTATAAGATGGCGCTAACCAAAGCCGGTTATCTTGTCATCAGCGCAAAAAACGGAGTAGAGGGCGTTCATCTGGTTGAAACTGAAAATCCCGACTTGATCGTAAGCGATATTATCATGCCGGAACTCAATGGATATCAATTCTGCCGCCTTGTCAAAGATGACCCTTCACGCGGCCACATTCCTATAATATTGTTAACCAGCCTTGGGCAGCAACAAGACCGTTTTTGGGGCATTGAAGCTGGAGCTAACAGCTTCGTTACTAAGTCTACGGATACCGCAGAGTTGCTTGCCGAAGTAGACAGGCTTATCAAGAGCTTTGTCAAACCGCAGATGATTGATTATTCAGAACGAGAAGAGGATAAATACGCTGTCAGCTCTCCTGAAGGCGCGGAAGAAAGCGTTAAGACTAAGATCAATAGGATTCTTGAACGCCTGCTGTATGAATCTACCGTTTCAAATCGGATGAGGGAATTGTCCCGCTATGCATATAATCGATCCGAGATGATGAAAAAGGCTTTTGAATTATTTCATCAGATAGTAGAGTATCATGTGTCCATTATTACTCTTTTTGTCAAAGAGGATGTGCATTTTACGATCGACATTCAAAAACCGGTCACGGACGGATTTGTAGAAAAGTGCATGGAGACGGCGCTGGAACAGGATTTTAATCCTGAAAAAATTCGCCTGGGTATGGCCAAAAATGTGCGTAAGGAAGTTCTGCAGGAAGAGTTGGTGAAAGAAGATGGCACAGCCGATATACAATCGACTCTGATCATACCGCTGCAGGATGATGAGGAGGCCGTTGGATCTATTGCCGTATTTACATCGGATACCTTTGCATATAATAAGGACATTCACAAACTTGTTCAGCTCATCGCGCGGGAGCTCCTGCTCACTATAAAATATATCAGGAAATTGGAAGAGATCGAGAGGATGAAAACTAATTTTACTTCAACGATCGTGAATGATCTGCGCGGCCCGATCATTGCTAACCAAAGTTTTGTGGAGGCACTTTATCATGAATACGTTGATCCGGTCACAGAAGATCAGAAAGAAATTCTTGGAAATATTCTTGGAAATAACAAAAAACTACTCAGTTTTATTAATGATATCCTTGATATTTCAAGGATCGAATCAGGTACCCTGGAAGTCTTTGTCGAGAATAATACCGTCAAAACGGTATTAGATGAAGCTGTCAAAAACATGTCAATTCTGGCCGAGCAAAAAGAAATTATGTTGAATAATGAAATTGAAGATGAGACTCTCAAGGCGGTGTTTGATGCAGAAAAAATTATTCAAGTCATGAATAACCTTATTTCTAATGGAATCAAATTTACTTCAAATGGGGGAAGTGTTTCGATCGGAGTTCAGGCTGACTCAGGCAACCCGCTTCGGTTTTACGTTCGAGATACGGGCATTGGTATTCCGGAAGATGAATTACCGTTTATATTTGAAAAATATAAACGGGGCAGCGGCGTTTTTTCAAGTGACGAGCATGCCGCGGGCGGCGGTGTTGGGCTGGGACTGGCTATATGTAAGTCCATTGTTGAAGCGCACAAAGGCAAAATTTGGGTAGAAAGTAAAGTAGGAGAGGGCTCGGTAGTGTATTTTACCGTTCAGGCGGAGAAATAGATGGATTTTTTTCAAAATGAAATAGAAGAAGAAATCAAATTATCCGATGATGAACGATCGAGGATTCTATCGTTTCTTGCTAAGCTAGTACAGGAAAATTCAAATCAGGGTATAAGCATTGTTGCGTTAAAAAACGCAAAGATCACAAAGCCGGTTCTCGTGCAACTTGCTAAAGAGGGAGTATCAGATGCCGTCTCAGTCTTATCTGAGCTCAACCTGAGAGGAATTCTTGAAGAAGCGAAAAATCCGGATACAAAGGAAGAAATTGCCACCGAAATGCTGGCGCGGCTCGTGATTTGCAATGTGCCGGTCATACGACGGCGCGCCATTCATCTTCTGCTGAAGATTAATTCGGAAAAACTAATTGAAGTGCTTAACGATAAAGGGCTAACGCCTAATACGCGCAACGATATTTTTTCCGACGTGATCTCGGATGAAGAGACGTCGTTACGTATTATGCTTCGTCTTTTACGAAACACGGCAACGCCCCACGAAGTAAAAGAACGTATTATCACCAAAATAGCCCGAATTCGTAAAAACATCGAAGAAAATTCTTCACAGATCATTGATTGGAACCATCGCATTGAAGATCTTGAAAAACGCAAACGCATAAAATTTCACACCATTGAGAAGTATCATCGAGAGGTAATGGAGTCATTGGATGAATTTAAAACGATACCAAATTTTGTCATGGATCTGAAATTTGATGTTGAACTCGCCTTTGAGAACCTGAAAAATTCTGTAAAAGAGCAATGATGAATCCGCCCTCTGAATCTATGGGTCCTTCATTTTCTGCTTTACCGTACGCCATTTATCTGATCTGCCTGGTTTTCATTATTATACTATCGATTGAACTTTCACCTTCAGCAGAAGGACATGGCACGCATCGGCAACTGGGATTCCCGCCATGCGGCTTCTTGACAGTGACAGGATATCCCTGTCCATCTTGCGGTCTTACTACGTCATTTTCCTATCTCGTACGAGGACACGGAATTAAATCCTTGGAAACGCAGCCTTTTGGGGCGTTCTTGTTTATCACTCTGATAGTATTTGGGATTATTGCTTTAGTTGGTTTGGTAAAGAAAATACCAGTTTCTGTTTTTATGGAATCGATGTTGTTTGAGCGAATTCAAGTTCTATTACTGGTTTTGTTTTTACTAAGCTGGATTTACAAAATTTGTATCATGGCAGTTTAAGTGTCGTTTTTGTTCAGGATTCCGATTTGAATCCATGCAAGTAATCCCATGATGATAAGAAGAATATAGGCAACGGCCGAAGCATAGCCCATTCTAAAATCTCTAAATGCCAATTCATAGACGTAATAGATCACAGTTGTGGTCGAATGGAGGGGCCCTCCCTTTGTCATTATATACATTTCAGTAAATATCTGAAAACCTTTGATCGTACCGATCACAATAGAAAACAGGATCATAGGACGAATAAGTGGAAGTGTGATATATCGAAATTGCTGACATGAACTTGCTCCAGCTATGTCTGCGCTTTCATACAATTCCACGGATATATTTTTGATTGCGGCAAGAAATAGAATACAAAAATATCCGGTCCCGATAAATATGTCCATTCCCATGATGCCCGCTAATGCAGTTTTTTCACTTAATAAGATCCCTTCGGGTTCGGGTTGAATTCCGGAAAGACGCGCGAGGAAACTTATATAACCGTCCTGCGAATATAATTGTACAAAGATCAACGACAAAACGGTTATGGAAATAATGGATGGTAAGAAAATGGCAGATCGAAAGAAGGCTTGAAATCGGGAAGTTTGGTGAATAGCATTGGCAAAGAGAATAGCAAGAGCAGTGATAACCGGAATGGTTCCAATGCAGAAGATGAGTGTATTTTTAAGCGCGAGCCGGAATGTATCGTCATTTAACATGGAGCTGTAATTCTCAACTCCTATCCAATGCGCCTTTTCGGGAGATAAAAGCGAATAGTCGGTGAAGCTGAGATAGAATGAATAAACAATAGGGTATGCCCAAAAAACAGAAAATATAACAATCCACGGCAGAATAAAAGCGAACGGGTGTGAAGTGGTCCGGAATAGTTTCATTTTTATTAATTCTTGGTGGATATTTATATTGACTTTTCTTACTCGTTTGTATATATTTTGCCCGCAAAAATATGCGTTCATTCAAATTCTTGATAGTGCTGGTGTAGCTCAGCTGGTAGAGCAACTGACTTGTAATCAGTAGGTCGACGGTTCAATTCCGCCCACCAGCTCTACGGCTTTAGATATCTATCAGAGATTTCAATTGACATATTTTGACTCACGGGCAGTTGGCGGAGTGGTCAATCGCAACAGACTGTAAATCTGTCGGGCTATGCCCTACGGAGGTTCAAATCCTTCACTGCCCACGTGTAAACCCTCAAATCTAAGTTTGAGGGATTTTTTTTGTAAATTTGCCGGGCTATGCCCAGTGCATGCCTATCCGATGTGCTGGAAAAGGTTCTGCGCCCAAAGCTCATCAGCCTTTGGCTGAAAATCCTTCACTGCCTACGTGTAAACCCTCGAATAAATATTCGGGGGTTTTCTTATTGATGGGTCAGAATGCGTCATATACACAAAAAAACCCATCCCGATTAAGATCAGGATGGGTTTTTTTTGAAACAAATAAATTATTTAGTATTCAAGAACTTCGCCTCATTGATTCTTGGTATGTCGCTGCCGTATTGCGTATTGATGGCGTCAATAAACGCATTGGCAACAACAGCATATCCATGAGAAGAAGGATGTACACCGTCTAAGCTAAATAATCCACCTGATAAAAATTTAGCATTCGCAACAAATCCGCCCGGGTATGAAATTCCGGTTGTGGCAATATTATTAAAGATGGTATTGAAATCGACTACAGTTACGCCATTGGCCGTAGCGGCAGCTGCGATGGCGCTATTATACGTGTCAATAATCGACTTAATGCTTCTTACTTCAGCAAAAGTCAACGTGTACTTTCCGCTAACGGGGTCTAAAGGATGCAACCCATAAGGTGTCGAGGCGTTCAAATCTCCAATGGATGCCGACGTGCTTCCGAATACTGAGGAAGCAGGCAGCAGCACATATTGGATGCTGTCTTTGGTTTCCTGATAATAAAGCCGCCCTTTGGCGCCGGTTACGGCGCTTAGGATTAGTGTGTCAACAACCGGCAATACTGTCGGATTGGGATAAAGAAACGTAAAGTAAGGAATCGACGTGACGTAGGGGATATTGCCTGTAATAACTTCTGATCCGGTAATGCCCGCTACACTTGTCAAAGCGTCTGTATACATGTCAGGAAAATTCAGTGTTGATGGAAAACCAAACCCAGTAGCCTCGGCTTGGCTGCGCGGTGTATATGGTGGAACGCCTGAGATAGCCGTAAAGGATCCATTTAAACCGGCGCCGTTGGTAGCATAGCCCAAAATATCGTTGTGGCCTTCCCACCAAATGATAAATGTCGGATTCAGAGTCTGCAGTTGTGTAAATTGAGATCCTGATCCACGTAAGATCGCATCGAAAAGTGTATTAGGAGAAGATCCGAGCACACCGGCGACCCAAGAAGTGGCAGAAGACGTTCCGTTCTTGAAATCATAAATAAATGCACCCGGAATACCCAAATTATCATATGCTCTTGCCAATGCGGCATTAATGAAGCTGTTGGATGGATTCGTTACCGCGGTTGGTTTCGTCGTTGTTAAATTGAGAGTAAGTATGCCGCTGGTACCTGGATCATCAACCAACGGCTGTTCAAAATCCGAACCCAATTCGCCGCCGTGTTCTAAACCTAATTGCCTTGATATCTGCGCACCATAACTGTTTACCTGAAATTGTTCAGATAAACCTCCGTTTTGATAGCCGGCCGTTAGACTATTTCCGGCGACGACAAATTTTGTGAAATTCGCCGTTCCGCTTGTTGTAATTAACGGTAAAGGTTTTTCACTGCTGGACGGATAATCTACCGAGCAGCCGGCATAGACTATGGCGGCAATAAGCAACGATAGACCGTGTTTAAGCATTGTTTTCATTTTTACCTCCAAAATATTTTCAATACGTTGTTGTTATTTTGCGCCAAAGTTATAGCCAAATCCCAATGAGAATAAATTAACGTGAGAATTATAGACTCCATCATATCCATCAACATTTGTTGATTTAGTGCTTCTTTCCTTGAACATGACTGCAAGGTATGCGGCATCAATGTGCCATGCGTCATTAATCTTGTATCCGACACCAATTCCGATATCGTTGCGATCTGCGTCCGGCAGGAGAGGATTAAGGGTTTCTGTTGGAGCCGGCGTTTTATCATATATATAACCGAGGCGTGCATATAGTTTCTCATTAACGGCGTATTCGGCGCCAAAACGTATCTGCCAGGTATTTTTGTAATTTTCTTCAAGAATACTCGTAGGTAAAATGCCGGATTCCGGG
This region of bacterium genomic DNA includes:
- a CDS encoding sugar ABC transporter permease: MNAYFCGQNIYKRVRKVNINIHQELIKMKLFRTTSHPFAFILPWIVIFSVFWAYPIVYSFYLSFTDYSLLSPEKAHWIGVENYSSMLNDDTFRLALKNTLIFCIGTIPVITALAILFANAIHQTSRFQAFFRSAIFLPSIISITVLSLIFVQLYSQDGYISFLARLSGIQPEPEGILLSEKTALAGIMGMDIFIGTGYFCILFLAAIKNISVELYESADIAGASSCQQFRYITLPLIRPMILFSIVIGTIKGFQIFTEMYIMTKGGPLHSTTTVIYYVYELAFRDFRMGYASAVAYILLIIMGLLAWIQIGILNKNDT
- a CDS encoding hybrid sensor histidine kinase/response regulator, whose amino-acid sequence is MELSKEELKEMMSIFKVESEEHLKNLNKGLLKLEESPTSKELLDELFRTAHSIKGSARMMGFSKIEAVSHKIEDIFGLLRKGKTSLTPEDFDLVYEGVDLISQIIEKISSEGTDDAIDVNTLNKRLEKLVQAKNADSEQGKSKKSKSAPATTKAEIEEEPITDIELTEDEMVPRSEQFQSALDPNATEIFVEKSDGTGKNLGSDDAFIRVPTRRLDDLMNQVSELITTRIKSQQRLSDIRKILDFCEEWGQQYERVKQIVDKTGNRLSTEHETGPGNGKMARISKELISHTDLRYLINSFNNSFDKIAKLIEFINDLHDKHSEENLRTAVITGDIQDNLRIIRLLPISTIFDLYPRMIRDIAKLQSKKIKFEVFGAETRVDKKILEELKDPLIHLLRNAIDHGVELPAERELSGKPPEGQISIRASYAGNMVQIEISDDGKGIDTERILQIAIKKGYIKQDQASEVTRNDLISLIFHSGFSTAKIITDLSGRGVGLDVVKSNIEKIKGTIETESEKGKGSKFIIKIPLTLSTTHALIVDIGGDQYSLPIDYIERTVRLTEEELWTGGANPFVMVDGYPVPLFKLEDVLSNPRQRLKSRGLLKTGAVQKIGQHINTIETNKFPAVIFNASGRRAAFLVDKLLDEQEVVVKSLGNQLKRVRNVAGSTILGDGRISIILDPNDLVKSVQGSGGKFVFKERRRKDLAKKKILVVDDSITTRTLEKNILESAGYNVVIATNGQEGYQKLHEAVYDVVVSDIEMPLMNGFEFAEKVRKESKFPDIPFILCTSLESDKDKRRGIEVGANAYIIKGSFDQSNLLETIEKLL
- a CDS encoding hybrid sensor histidine kinase/response regulator gives rise to the protein MAKEKILVVDDSATQLIMYKMALTKAGYLVISAKNGVEGVHLVETENPDLIVSDIIMPELNGYQFCRLVKDDPSRGHIPIILLTSLGQQQDRFWGIEAGANSFVTKSTDTAELLAEVDRLIKSFVKPQMIDYSEREEDKYAVSSPEGAEESVKTKINRILERLLYESTVSNRMRELSRYAYNRSEMMKKAFELFHQIVEYHVSIITLFVKEDVHFTIDIQKPVTDGFVEKCMETALEQDFNPEKIRLGMAKNVRKEVLQEELVKEDGTADIQSTLIIPLQDDEEAVGSIAVFTSDTFAYNKDIHKLVQLIARELLLTIKYIRKLEEIERMKTNFTSTIVNDLRGPIIANQSFVEALYHEYVDPVTEDQKEILGNILGNNKKLLSFINDILDISRIESGTLEVFVENNTVKTVLDEAVKNMSILAEQKEIMLNNEIEDETLKAVFDAEKIIQVMNNLISNGIKFTSNGGSVSIGVQADSGNPLRFYVRDTGIGIPEDELPFIFEKYKRGSGVFSSDEHAAGGGVGLGLAICKSIVEAHKGKIWVESKVGEGSVVYFTVQAEK
- a CDS encoding DUF2752 domain-containing protein; this translates as MMNPPSESMGPSFSALPYAIYLICLVFIIILSIELSPSAEGHGTHRQLGFPPCGFLTVTGYPCPSCGLTTSFSYLVRGHGIKSLETQPFGAFLFITLIVFGIIALVGLVKKIPVSVFMESMLFERIQVLLLVLFLLSWIYKICIMAV
- the cheB gene encoding chemotaxis-specific protein-glutamate methyltransferase CheB; amino-acid sequence: MIKILIAEDSPTVTMILQKIFAADDECQVIGTAKNGKEAIDKVKLLRPDIVTMDIRMPVMDGFEATKQIMTSHPTPILVISASVGKDDLNIAFNAIRAGALDIVEKPKGNLAMDYEYIGRDLIKKVKILSGVKVFHHVSGKAISARADSKQASSGDMPLTPASNKFGIKTPSTRELLAADKRLYPKAKTSSKPPEVVAIASSTGGPSALLKILKNLPDTFQIPIVIVQHICEGFGQGFVDWLNKECNLTVKTAERGEVLTQGNIYVAPDGFHLLIDPGKVVRLSKSMPINGLRPCATLMMETAAKVYGGATIGVILTGMGRDGADGMKAIKDAGGLTIAQSPETCVVFGMPKEAIELGVVDKILPIERIANDLEYVTKLNEIENA